A single region of the Arthrobacter sp. zg-Y20 genome encodes:
- the ccsB gene encoding c-type cytochrome biogenesis protein CcsB, translated as MDPIDYDLARYSELFMLLAAFTYTVAFLAFAWDLAKSSKIIQTVENRVEQKNAVRETVPAGNGNARDWDAEASRGSQTADAGMGYGGPRRNAARVGVALTVLAAAIHAAAVLCRGMAAHRVPWGNMYEFCTTGALVVAVVFLLVITRRDLRFLGTFVLGLVLVMMMAATIGFPTPVAHLVPALQSYWLIIHVSVAVLASSLFTLTFAMSVLQLLQADRESRIRSGRPARMAFMRIVPSAQSLENLSYRINAVAFVLWTFTLMAGAIWAEQAWGRYWGWDTKEVWTFVIWVVYAGYLHARATRGWTGTRAAWLSIVGYLCVIFNFGIVNVFFSGLHSYSGL; from the coding sequence ATGGACCCCATCGATTACGACCTCGCGCGCTACAGCGAGTTGTTTATGCTGCTTGCGGCCTTCACCTACACGGTCGCCTTCCTGGCCTTTGCGTGGGACCTGGCCAAGAGCAGCAAGATCATCCAGACGGTGGAGAACCGGGTGGAGCAGAAGAACGCAGTGCGTGAAACAGTTCCCGCCGGCAACGGCAACGCCCGGGACTGGGATGCCGAGGCAAGCCGGGGTTCGCAGACCGCAGACGCAGGCATGGGCTACGGCGGTCCGCGGCGCAACGCCGCACGGGTGGGCGTTGCCCTGACCGTGCTGGCTGCCGCCATCCACGCAGCCGCTGTCCTGTGCCGCGGCATGGCGGCCCACCGCGTGCCGTGGGGCAACATGTACGAGTTCTGCACCACCGGCGCCCTGGTGGTGGCCGTGGTCTTCCTGCTGGTGATCACCCGCCGAGACCTGCGCTTCCTGGGCACCTTCGTGCTGGGGCTGGTCCTGGTCATGATGATGGCCGCCACCATCGGTTTCCCCACCCCGGTGGCGCACCTGGTACCCGCCCTGCAGAGCTACTGGCTGATCATCCACGTGTCGGTGGCCGTGCTGGCTTCGTCGCTCTTCACCCTGACGTTCGCCATGTCCGTACTGCAGCTGCTGCAGGCGGACCGTGAATCCCGTATCCGCTCCGGCCGGCCCGCACGGATGGCGTTCATGCGCATTGTTCCGTCCGCGCAGAGCCTGGAGAACCTGTCCTACCGCATCAACGCCGTGGCCTTTGTGCTGTGGACCTTCACGCTGATGGCCGGGGCCATCTGGGCCGAGCAGGCCTGGGGCCGGTACTGGGGCTGGGACACCAAGGAAGTGTGGACCTTCGTGATCTGGGTGGTCTACGCCGGCTACCTGCACGCACGCGCCACCCGCGGCTGGACCGGAACCCGCGCTGCCTGGCTGTCGATCGTCGGCTACCTGTGCGTGATCTTCAACTTCGGAATCGTCAACGTGTTCTTCTCCGGCCTGCACAGCTACTCCGGCCTGTAA
- a CDS encoding cytochrome c biogenesis protein ResB produces MKDRPSKSRPQKGRRDDVALPALGVWGTLRWAWGQLTSMKTALFLLLLLAVAAVPGSLFPQRPANPSVVTQYIKDNPGTGPWLDRFQLFDVYSSVWFSAIYLLLFISLIGCVIPRAKAHYKALRSKPPRTPSRLSRMPEYGTMAIPAGSLTPAEAVRDAAKILRRRGYRVDIRDEDGERPSVSAERGFAKELGNLMFHTCLIGVLASVAVGGLFGYSGQKIVVEGESFVNTLVSYDTFTPGSNFSENQLSPYSLTLDKFDVEFDRESETHFGQPLDFTASMTVKDGPDAEEQKQVLKVNSPLTLGGTRVYLVGNGYAPMVTVRDGEGNVALEGPVVAVPTDGVYTSLAVIKAPDAKPDQLGFVGFFLPSAAMDETGVSYSYDPDPLEPQLNLNSYYGDLGLDEGVPSNVYVLETEDLTPLNNRDLPAGGIVLDANETYELPDGKGSITFDGLKRYAALDIHYDPGKTGALVFSVLSLSGLAASLFLARRRVWVRAGAHPDGRTMVEYGLLARGEDPRLTGEAAAIRGLLAEKWLVPQGTEGQNVERADVSANTAAESGHEAGNPAPPASNDEPGKDR; encoded by the coding sequence CTGAAGGACCGCCCGTCCAAGTCCCGCCCGCAGAAGGGCCGCAGGGACGACGTCGCGCTGCCCGCCCTGGGCGTGTGGGGGACGCTGCGGTGGGCCTGGGGCCAGCTGACCAGCATGAAGACGGCACTGTTCCTGCTGCTGCTGCTGGCAGTGGCCGCCGTTCCGGGATCCCTGTTCCCGCAGCGCCCGGCAAATCCGTCAGTGGTGACGCAGTACATCAAGGACAACCCCGGCACCGGGCCCTGGCTGGACCGCTTCCAGCTTTTCGACGTGTACTCCTCCGTCTGGTTCTCGGCAATCTACCTGCTGCTGTTCATCTCCCTGATCGGCTGCGTTATTCCGCGGGCCAAAGCGCACTACAAGGCACTGCGTTCCAAGCCGCCGCGCACCCCGAGCAGGCTTTCCCGGATGCCCGAATACGGCACCATGGCGATTCCCGCCGGTTCGCTCACCCCTGCCGAAGCGGTGCGGGACGCCGCGAAGATCCTGCGCCGGCGCGGCTACCGGGTGGATATCCGGGATGAAGACGGGGAACGGCCCTCGGTCAGTGCCGAGCGCGGCTTCGCGAAGGAACTGGGCAACCTGATGTTCCACACCTGCCTGATCGGGGTCCTCGCCTCGGTGGCCGTGGGCGGCTTGTTCGGTTACAGCGGCCAGAAAATCGTGGTGGAGGGTGAGTCCTTCGTGAACACCCTGGTCAGCTACGACACCTTCACCCCGGGCTCCAATTTCAGCGAAAACCAGCTGAGCCCTTACTCGCTGACCCTGGACAAGTTCGACGTCGAGTTCGACCGCGAATCCGAGACGCACTTCGGCCAGCCGCTGGACTTCACCGCCAGCATGACCGTGAAGGACGGCCCCGACGCCGAGGAGCAGAAGCAGGTCCTGAAGGTCAACTCACCCCTGACCCTGGGCGGCACCCGCGTGTACCTGGTGGGCAACGGCTATGCGCCCATGGTCACGGTGCGCGACGGCGAGGGCAACGTGGCGCTGGAGGGCCCGGTTGTCGCCGTGCCCACCGACGGCGTGTACACCTCGCTGGCCGTTATCAAGGCACCCGACGCCAAGCCGGACCAGTTGGGCTTTGTGGGCTTCTTCCTGCCCAGTGCAGCCATGGACGAGACCGGCGTGAGCTATTCCTATGATCCGGATCCGCTGGAACCGCAGCTGAACCTGAACTCCTACTACGGTGACCTGGGCCTGGACGAAGGTGTCCCGTCCAACGTCTACGTGCTGGAGACCGAGGACCTGACCCCGCTGAACAACCGCGACCTGCCTGCCGGCGGCATTGTGCTCGACGCCAACGAGACGTACGAGCTGCCGGACGGCAAGGGCTCCATCACCTTCGACGGGCTCAAGCGCTACGCCGCCCTGGATATCCACTACGATCCGGGAAAGACCGGGGCACTGGTGTTCTCGGTGCTGTCCCTTTCCGGCCTGGCCGCTTCGCTGTTCCTGGCGCGGCGACGGGTATGGGTTCGCGCGGGAGCACACCCGGACGGCCGTACCATGGTCGAGTACGGGTTGCTTGCCCGCGGCGAGGATCCCCGGCTGACCGGTGAAGCAGCTGCTATCCGTGGCCTGTTGGCCGAAAAGTGGCTGGTGCCGCAGGGCACTGAAGGACAAAATGTTGAGCGGGCCGACGTATCCGCAAACACGGCGGCGGAGTCCGGCCACGAGGCCGGGAACCCCGCACCCCCCGCATCGAATGATGAACCAGGTAAGGACCGGTAA
- a CDS encoding cytochrome c biogenesis protein CcdA has product MSFLPAALAPAAESTANAFADTVLNGSVLLAIPVAALAGLVSFLSPCVLPLVPGYLGYVTGLTGVDLQKQRRGRMFAGIGLFVLGFSAVFVALGAGIGQLGAWLKGSEQGWIPQVLGVVVVLLGVVFMGGMSWFQRDRKIEAKPPAGLWGAPVLGITFGLGWAPCIGPTLSAVQLLSFSGSDASAAKGALLTFVYCLGLGLPFLLIAVGFRRGMGALGIFRRHRLALQRFGGGMLIILGVLMISGVWNMWINQLQGWLGNVTLPI; this is encoded by the coding sequence GTGTCCTTCCTTCCCGCCGCACTGGCTCCTGCCGCTGAGTCCACCGCCAACGCCTTTGCCGACACGGTGCTGAACGGGTCCGTGCTGCTGGCTATCCCCGTGGCTGCCCTGGCCGGCCTCGTCTCCTTCCTGTCCCCGTGTGTGCTTCCCCTCGTTCCGGGGTATCTCGGCTACGTCACCGGACTCACCGGTGTGGACCTGCAAAAGCAGCGCCGCGGCCGCATGTTCGCGGGTATCGGCCTGTTCGTGCTTGGTTTCTCCGCGGTCTTCGTTGCCCTGGGTGCCGGGATCGGCCAGCTCGGCGCCTGGTTGAAGGGCTCCGAACAGGGCTGGATCCCGCAGGTCCTGGGCGTGGTGGTAGTGCTGCTGGGCGTTGTCTTTATGGGCGGCATGAGCTGGTTCCAGCGTGACCGCAAGATCGAGGCAAAGCCCCCGGCCGGCCTGTGGGGTGCGCCCGTCCTGGGCATCACCTTCGGTCTGGGCTGGGCACCGTGCATCGGCCCGACCCTTTCAGCCGTGCAGTTGCTGTCCTTTTCCGGCAGCGACGCCAGCGCCGCCAAAGGTGCGCTGCTGACCTTCGTCTACTGCCTGGGCCTGGGGCTGCCGTTCCTGCTGATAGCCGTCGGATTCCGGCGGGGCATGGGCGCCCTGGGAATCTTCCGGCGGCACCGGCTCGCGCTGCAGCGTTTCGGCGGAGGCATGCTGATCATCCTGGGCGTGCTGATGATCAGCGGCGTCTGGAACATGTGGATCAACCAGCTCCAAGGTTGGTTGGGTAACGTGACCCTGCCGATCTGA
- a CDS encoding TlpA disulfide reductase family protein encodes MRLGAGLALSVPFAAAVAGCSTDDPLAEQANAGDNKNYIAGDGSVTEYAPGDRGDAVEFSATLFDGTEVNSADWAGDVVVLNFWYAACAPCRKEAPDLVELHNTFEPEGARFYGVNIRDEAATAEAFERNFNIPYPSFMDKDGGVLLAMTSYVPPQAVPTTLVLDRQGRVAARILGLAEKGTLKALISDALAA; translated from the coding sequence CTGCGCCTCGGCGCCGGACTAGCCCTCAGCGTCCCCTTTGCCGCTGCCGTCGCCGGCTGCTCCACGGATGACCCCCTGGCCGAGCAGGCCAACGCCGGAGACAACAAGAACTACATTGCCGGAGACGGCTCAGTCACCGAGTACGCCCCCGGCGACCGCGGTGATGCCGTGGAGTTCAGTGCCACACTTTTTGACGGCACCGAAGTGAATTCCGCTGACTGGGCCGGCGACGTCGTGGTCCTCAACTTCTGGTACGCGGCCTGCGCCCCGTGCCGGAAGGAAGCCCCGGACCTGGTTGAGCTGCACAATACCTTTGAGCCCGAGGGTGCGCGTTTCTACGGCGTGAACATCCGGGACGAGGCGGCCACGGCCGAGGCCTTCGAACGGAACTTCAACATTCCCTACCCGAGCTTCATGGACAAGGACGGCGGCGTGCTGCTGGCCATGACCAGCTATGTCCCGCCGCAGGCCGTGCCCACCACCCTGGTGCTGGACCGGCAGGGCCGCGTGGCAGCCCGCATCCTCGGACTCGCTGAAAAGGGCACCCTGAAGGCCCTGATCAGCGACGCGCTGGCTGCGTAA
- a CDS encoding histidine phosphatase family protein: MSRSSIHLVRHGEVFNPDKVLYGRLPEFHLSDLGRRMADRVAEHFSDQRSQGANLVHLVASPLTRAQETAAPIAAALGLEIVTEERILEAENRFEGMSRIQSKLRNPRYWPLLRNPMRPSWGEPYAKQVARVMAAVDDARMRAVEVGGDNAEAILVSHQLPIWVTRLAAEGKKLWHDPRQRECTLTSVTTLDFDGAVLTGVRYAEPSADLLPGAANVPGA; the protein is encoded by the coding sequence ATGTCCCGCTCATCCATACATCTCGTACGCCACGGTGAAGTCTTTAATCCGGACAAGGTTCTCTACGGGCGCTTGCCGGAGTTCCACTTGTCCGATCTGGGCCGCCGGATGGCGGACCGTGTGGCGGAACACTTCAGCGACCAGCGCAGCCAAGGGGCCAACCTGGTCCACCTGGTTGCTTCCCCGCTGACCCGTGCCCAGGAAACCGCTGCCCCGATTGCGGCCGCCCTTGGACTGGAGATCGTCACGGAAGAGCGGATCCTTGAAGCCGAAAACCGCTTCGAGGGAATGTCGCGCATCCAGAGCAAGCTGCGCAACCCCCGCTATTGGCCGCTGCTGCGCAATCCCATGCGTCCGTCCTGGGGCGAACCGTATGCCAAGCAGGTGGCGCGCGTGATGGCCGCCGTCGACGACGCGCGGATGCGTGCGGTGGAAGTGGGCGGGGACAACGCGGAGGCGATCCTGGTCAGCCACCAGCTGCCCATCTGGGTGACCCGCCTCGCTGCGGAAGGCAAGAAGCTCTGGCATGACCCGCGCCAGCGTGAATGTACTCTCACTTCCGTCACCACCCTGGACTTCGACGGCGCGGTCCTGACGGGTGTGCGGTACGCCGAGCCCAGTGCCGACCTGCTGCCCGGTGCTGCAAACGTGCCCGGCGCATAA
- a CDS encoding YceI family protein encodes MIPSGLTTGTWNFDASHSEVGFTVRHAGISKVRGNFDKVDATLTIGETLADTAVTAVIAADSFNSNDANRDGHVKSADFFDAEQFPELTFAATGIEGSGSDYKVTGDLTIKGITRTVVLDTEFNGVAVDPFGATRSGFSASTVISRKDFGLTWNAALETGGVLVGDKVTINVDAAFIAA; translated from the coding sequence ATGATCCCCAGCGGCCTCACCACCGGAACCTGGAACTTTGATGCTTCACACAGCGAAGTCGGCTTCACCGTCCGCCACGCGGGCATCAGCAAGGTCCGCGGAAACTTCGACAAGGTGGACGCTACCCTGACCATCGGCGAGACCCTGGCGGACACCGCCGTAACCGCCGTCATCGCAGCGGATTCCTTCAACTCCAATGACGCCAACCGCGACGGCCACGTCAAGAGCGCCGACTTCTTCGATGCCGAGCAGTTCCCGGAACTGACCTTCGCCGCCACCGGCATCGAGGGTTCCGGGTCCGATTACAAGGTCACCGGCGACCTCACCATCAAGGGCATCACCCGCACCGTGGTCCTGGACACCGAATTCAACGGCGTTGCAGTGGATCCCTTCGGCGCCACCCGCTCCGGCTTCTCCGCCAGCACCGTGATCAGCCGCAAGGACTTCGGCCTGACCTGGAACGCCGCCCTGGAAACCGGCGGCGTGCTGGTGGGAGACAAGGTCACCATCAACGTGGACGCTGCCTTCATCGCAGCGTAA